In one Juglans regia cultivar Chandler chromosome 11, Walnut 2.0, whole genome shotgun sequence genomic region, the following are encoded:
- the LOC108994137 gene encoding pentatricopeptide repeat-containing protein At2g41080, with protein MGMLPTMHEVRNISKSSSFPHTICMAKFFPCHLVFSSLLNTLHDPSKRFFSTNAAKTAYKLSDSVSEFKQDYANLCFKGHIKEAYERYKSEIFSEPSLLSNLIQACIPQKSLSLGKQLHSMIITSGCYLDKFVSNHLLNMYSKIGDLRTAVTLFEHMYKRNIMSCNILINGYVQSGDLESAQKVFDEMPDRNIATWNAMIAGLTQFEFNEQSLSFFSEMHQLGFLPDEFTLGSVLRSCAGLRCLHAGWQIHAYVVKCGFEFNLVVGSSLAHMYMKSGSLEGGEKVIKLMPIRNVIAWNTLIAGKAQNGYPEEVLDQYNMMKIAGFRPDKITFVSVLSSCSELATLGQGQQIHAEAIKAGACSVVSVVSSLISMYSRCGCLEDSLKAFLECEHTDVVLWSSMIAAYGFHGRGDEAIELFEYMEQEEIEANEVTFLSLLYACSHCGLKEKGIEFFDKMVKKYAVEPRLEHYTCMVDLLGRSGCLEEAEAMIRSMPVKADVIIWKTLLSACKIHKKADMAKRIAEEVIRLYPQDSAPYVLLSNIHASAKRWQDVSEVRKAMRDRMVKKEPGISWLEVKNAVHQFCIGDKTHPKSAEIDLYLKELTSEMKLRGYVPDTAAVLHDMDNEEKEYNLAHHSEKLAVAFALMNTPAGVPIRVMKNLRVCSDCHVAIKYISEIRNREIIVRDASRFHHFKNGKCSCGDYW; from the coding sequence ATGGGAATGCTTCCCACAATGCATGAAGTAAGAAACATATCCAAGAGCTCATCTTTCCCCCACACCATATGTATGGCCAAGTTTTTCCCATGTCATCTGGTCTTTTCTTCCTTGCTCAACACCCTACACGACCCGAGCAAACGTTTTTTCTCCACAAATGCCGCCAAAACTGCCTATAAACTTAGCGACTCTGTCTCTGAGTTCAAACAAGATTATGCCAACCTCTGTTTCAAAGGACACATAAAAGAAGCGTATGAGAGGTACAAATCAGAGATATTTTCAGAGCCTTCTCTCTTGTCTAATCTCATCCAAGCATGCATACCCCAAAAGTCACTTTCTTTAGGAAAACAGCTCCATTCTATGATAATTACATCTGGTTGTTACTTGGACAAGTTTGTTTCCAATCACCTCCTTAACATGTACTCCAAGATTGGGGATTTACGAACGGCTGTGACACTGTTTGAGCATATGTACAAGAGAAATATAATGTCTTGTAACATTTTGATTAATGGCTATGTGCAAAGTGGTGATCTGGAGAGTGCCCAAAAGGTGTTTGATGAGATGCCTGATAGAAACATTGCAACATGGAATGCAATGATTGCTGGTCTGACCCAATTTGAGTTTAATGAGCAGAGTTTGAGTTTCTTTTCAGAAATGCATCAGTTGGGGTTTTTGCCTGATGAGTTCACTCTGGGAAGTGTGCTCAGGAGCTGTGCAGGGTTGAGATGTTTGCATGCTGGGTGGCAGATTCATGCTTATGTGGTGAAATGTGGGTTTGAGTTCAATTTGGTTGTTGGGAGCTCTTTGGCTCATATGTATATGAAATCTGGAAGCTTGGAAGGAGGAGAAAAAGTGATTAAGTTGATGCCAATTCGCAATGTGATTGCTTGGAATACACTTATTGCAGGGAAAGCTCAAAACGGGTATCCCGAGGAAGTGCTGGATCAGTATAACATGATGAAAATTGCAGGTTTTAGACCCGATAAGATTACATTTGTGAGTGTCCTCAGCTCATGCTCGGAACTGGCAACACTTGGACAGGGTCAGCAGATTCATGCTGAAGCAATCAAAGCTGGGGCTTGTTCGGTAGTTTCTGTGGTTAGTTCGTTAATTAGCATGTATTCAAGATGTGGTTGTCTGGAAGACTCCCTGAAGGCTTTCTTGGAATGTGAACACACGGATGTTGTGTTGTGGAGTTCTATGATTGCTGCTTATGGTTTCCATGGGCGAGGAGATGAAGCCATTGAGCTGTTTGAATACATGGAGCAGGAAGAGATAGAGGCAAATGAGGTTACTTTCTTGAGCTTGCTTTATGCTTGTAGCCACTGTGGTCTGAAAGAGAAAGGAATCGAGTTCTTTGACAAGATGGTGAAAAAATATGCCGTGGAGCCTAGACTAGAACACTATACATGTATGGTTGACCTACTTGGTCGGTCTGGCTGTTTGGAGGAAGCAGAGGCCATGATAAGATCAATGCCCGTAAAAGCAGATGTAATCATATGGAAAACTTTGCTATCTGCCTGCAAAATCCACAAGAAAGCAGACATGGCAAAAAGGATTGCAGAGGAGGTTATTAGGCTTTATCCTCAAGATTCAGCTCCTTACGTGCTACTCTCAAACATCCATGCTTCTGCTAAAAGGTGGCAGGATGTTTCTGAGGTGAGGAAAGCCATGAGAGATAGGATGGTGAAGAAGGAACCGGGTATAAGTTGGCTGGAAGTGAAGAATGCAGTTCACCAGTTTTGCATTGGCGACAAAACCCATCCGAAATCAGCAGAGATTGATTTGTATTTGAAAGAACTAACATCAGAGATGAAGTTGCGTGGTTATGTGCCTGATACAGCAGCTGTTTTGCATGACATGGACAATGAGGAGAAAGAATACAACTTGGCGCATCACAGTGAGAAGTTGGCAGTTGCATTTGCTCTAATGAACACTCCCGCAGGTGTGCCAATAAGGGTGATGAAGAACTTGCGTGTATGCAGTGATTGCCATGTTGCAATAAAGTACATATCGGAAATAAGAAACCGAGAAATTATTGTACGAGATGCCAGTAGATTTCACCATTTCAAAAACGGGAAATGTTCTTGTGGAGATTACTGGTAA
- the LOC108994136 gene encoding kinesin-like protein KIN-14I isoform X2 codes for MMAATAEGALSFSVAEVVEDVLQQHGNRLRGLDLESRKAEEAALRRNKAAGWLRKMVGVVAAKDLPAEPSEEEFRLGLRSGIILCNVLNKVHPGAVPKVVESACDSALVPDGAALSAFQYFENARNFLVAVQEMGIPTFEASDLEQGGKSARVVNCVLALKSYSEWKQTGGNGVWKFGGNVKPAVSAKSFVRKNSEPFTNSLSRNSSMGEKSLNMLSSDLESNKMPANCSLSMLVRAVLLDKKPEEVPTLVESVLNKVVEEFEHRISSQLELMTTTPKDMAASHSNKSLLKFASGDKKTESKNEKVTKKEVIQKTYISDEKSKEQLLKQKMAFDQQQRDIQELKHTLHTTKAGMQFMQMKFHEEFHSLGMHVHGLAHAASGYHRVLEENRKLYNQVQDLKGSIRVYCRVRPFLPGQSNHFSNVDFIEDGSITISTPSKHGKGQKSFSFNKVFGPSATQAEVFSDMQPLIRSVLDGYNVCIFAYGQTGSGKTYTMTGPKDLTEKNQGVNYRALGDLFYIANQRKDTFSYDVSVQMIEIYNEQVRDLLIIDGTNKRLEIRNSSHTGLSVPDANLVPVSSTSDVIDLMNLGQRNRAVGATALNDRSSRSHSCLTVHVQGRNLTSGTILRGCMHLVDLAGSERVNKSEVTGDRLKEAQHINKSLSALGDVIASLAQKNLHVPYRNSKLTQLLQDSLGGQAKTLMFVHISPEPDATGETISTLKFAERVATVELGAARVNKDSTDVKELKEQIVCLKAALARKEGEPEHMLNSISGSSEKYRTKPSELSPFQSKKHDAGFLGDQNSCRQPMGDVGNIEVHNKSALRQKTTSFDLDELLANSPPWPPVNSHGQTYGEDDKEMGSGEWVDKVMVNKHDVSKVENPLGSWATDNGDLTDVFYQKYLPDSSKIYPHQSYNMFMGGNQFSVTSTDEMDDLDAATSDSSEPDLLWQFNHTKLTGMTNGIGAKPKKPNLKTSKSPELRNSNASLGASPSRKQSNGVGAHLQRSGRQPASADMKRKAGNRK; via the exons ATGATGGCAGCGACGGCGGAGGGGGCATTGTCGTTTTCCGTGGCGGAGGTGGTGGAAGATGTGCTCCAACAGCACGGGAACCGTCTCAGAGGTCTTGATCTTGAGTCTAGAAAAGCTGAGGAAGCTG CCTTGAGAAGAAACAAAGCGGCGGGGTGGCTGAGAAAGATGGTGGGAGTAGTAGCGGCCAAGGATTTGCCGGCGGAGCCTTCGGAGGAAGAGTTCAGGCTTGGATTGAGAAGTGGGATTATTCTCTGCAATGTTCTCAATAAGGTTCACCCTGGAGCTGTACCCAAG GTGGTGGAAAGTGCATGTGATTCTGCTCTGGTTCCTGATGGAGCGGCATTGTCAGCATTTCAATACTTTGAGAATGCGAGAAACTTCCTAGTGGCCGTGCAGGAAATGGGAATTCCTACTTTCGAGGCATCTGATCTCGAACAA GGTGGGAAGTCTGCAAGGGTTGTGAATTGTGTTCTGGCGCTTAAATCCTACAGTGAATGGAAACAGACAGGGGGAAATGGGGTGTGGAAATTTGGTGGAAATGTGAAACCAGCCGTGTCTGCCAAATCTTTTGTGAGGAAAAATTCAGAGCCATTCACGAATTCCTTGTCAAGGAACTCCTCAATGGGCGAAAAATCTTTGAATATGCTGTCCTCTGACCTTGAGTCTAATAAAATG CCTGCTAACTGTTCCTTGAGTATGCTTGTTCGTGCGGTTCTATTAGATAAGAAGCCTGAAGAAGTTCCAACG TTGGTCGAATCTGTGCTAAATAAGGTTGTGGAGGAGTTTGAGCATCGCATTTCAAGCCAATTAGAACTG ATGACAACAACTCCAAAAGACATGGCTGCTTCTCACAGCAACAAATCTTTATTGAAATTTGCTTCTGGTGATAAAAAG ACTGAAAGTAAAAATGAAAAGGTGACAAAGAAAGAGGTTATCCAGAAAACCTACATTTCTGATGAGAAATCAAAAGAGCAACTCCTGAAACAGAAAATGGCATTTGATCAACAGCAGAGAGACATTCAA gaactGAAGCACACTCTTCACACTACAAAAGCTGGGATGCAATTTATGCAAATGAAGTTTCATGAGGAGTTCCACAGTCTTG GCATGCACGTTCACGGTCTGGCTCATGCTGCTTCTGGTTATCATAGAGTTCTTGAGGAAAATCGCAAGCTATACAATCAAGTGCAAGATCTCAAGG GAAGTATTAGGGTTTACTGTCGAGTGAGACCCTTCCTCCCGGGACAATCAAATCATTTCAGCAATGTGGATTTTATAGAAGATGGAAGTATCACTATCAGTACTCCATCGAAGCATGGGAAAGGCCAGAAGTCTTTCAGCTTCAACAAGGTCTTTGGGCCATCTGCAACCCAAG CGGAGGTCTTCTCTGATATGCAGCCTTTGATTCGGTCTGTTCTCGATGGTTACAATGTTTGCATATTTGCATATGGTCAAACTGGATCGGGAAAAACTTACACTATG ACTGGACCGAAAGATCTTACAGAGAAAAACCAAGGAGTAAATTATCGGGCTTTGGGCGATTTGTTTTATATAGCAAATCAAAGAAAAGACACTTTCTCCTATGATGTTTCTGTTCAGATGATCGAGATCTATAATGAGCAAGTTAGGGATCTCCTTATCATTGATGGAACAAACAAAAG ATTAGAAATTCGTAATAGTTCTCATACTGGACTTAGTGTACCAGATGCGAACCTTGTGCCAGTGTCATCGACATCTGATGTTATTGATCTGATGAACCTTGGACAAAGGAATCGTGCAGTGGGTGCAACAGCCTTAAATGATCGTAGTAGTCGCTCTCATAG TTGTTTGACTGTTCATGTTCAAGGAAGAAACTTGACATCTGGTACTATTCTTCGTGGATGCATGCATCTGGTTGATCTGGCAGGAAGTGAGAGGGTAAACAAATCTGAAGTGACAGGAGATAGACTCAAAGAAGCGCAGCATATAAACAAATCTCTTTCAGCATTGGGTGATGTGATAGCATCCCTTGCCCAAAAGAATCTGCATGTTCCATATAGAAATAGCAAACTCACACAGCTGCTCCAAGATTCACTTG GAGGGCAGGCCAAGACACTGATGTTTGTTCACATAAGCCCTGAGCCTGATGCTACTGGAGAAACAATAAGTACACTTAAATTTGCCGAGAGAGTTGCCACTGTTGAACTTGGTGCTGCCAGAGTAAACAAAGATAGCACAGATGTTAAGGAGCTAAAAGAACAG ATTGTCTGTCTTAAGGCTGCACTGGCAAGGAAAGAGGGGGAGCCAGAGCACATGCTAAATTCCATATCTGGAAGCTCTGAAAAATACAGGACCAAGCCTAGTGAGTTATCACCATTTCAATCTAAAAAGCATGATGCAGGTTTTTTGGGAGACCAGAACAGCTGCCGGCAACCAATGGGTGATGTTGGCAATATTGAG GTCCATAACAAATCTGCACTGAGGCAAAAGACAACAAGTTTTGATCTTGATGAGCTATTAGCAAACTCCCCTCCCTGGCCTCCTGTGAATAGTCATGGCCAGACCTATGGGGAGGATGACAAAGAAATGGGCTCCGGTGAGTGGGTTGATAAAGTCATGGTAAACAAACATGATGTAAGCAAAGTTGAAAACCCTTTGGGAAGTTGGGCAACAGATAATGGGGACTTAACTGATGTATTTTATCAGAAATATCTCCCAGATTCTTCCAAAATTTACCCACATCAATCCTACAACATGTTTATGGGAGGCAACCAGTTCAGTGTCACTAGTACTGATGAAATGGATGATCTTGATGCTGCCACCAGTGATTCTTCAGAGCCAGATTTACTTTGGCAATTCAACCACACAAAACTTAcaggcatgaccaatggaaTTGGGGCAAAACCCAAGAAACCCAATCTAAAGACATCAAAAAGCCCAGAACTAAG GAATAGCAATGCTTCTCTAGGCGCTTCCCCTTCACGGAAACAATCAAATGGGGTAGGTGCCCATCTGCAGCGGAGTGGGAGACAGCCAGCTTCAGCTGATATGAAGCGCAAAGCTGGgaatagaaaatag
- the LOC108994136 gene encoding kinesin-like protein KIN-14I isoform X1, with protein MMAATAEGALSFSVAEVVEDVLQQHGNRLRGLDLESRKAEEAALRRNKAAGWLRKMVGVVAAKDLPAEPSEEEFRLGLRSGIILCNVLNKVHPGAVPKVVESACDSALVPDGAALSAFQYFENARNFLVAVQEMGIPTFEASDLEQGGKSARVVNCVLALKSYSEWKQTGGNGVWKFGGNVKPAVSAKSFVRKNSEPFTNSLSRNSSMGEKSLNMLSSDLESNKMPANCSLSMLVRAVLLDKKPEEVPTLVESVLNKVVEEFEHRISSQLELMTTTPKDMAASHSNKSLLKFASGDKKTESKNEKVTKKEVIQKTYISDEKSKEQLLKQKMAFDQQQRDIQELKHTLHTTKAGMQFMQMKFHEEFHSLGMHVHGLAHAASGYHRVLEENRKLYNQVQDLKGSIRVYCRVRPFLPGQSNHFSNVDFIEDGSITISTPSKHGKGQKSFSFNKVFGPSATQAEVFSDMQPLIRSVLDGYNVCIFAYGQTGSGKTYTMTGPKDLTEKNQGVNYRALGDLFYIANQRKDTFSYDVSVQMIEIYNEQVRDLLIIDGTNKRLEIRNSSHTGLSVPDANLVPVSSTSDVIDLMNLGQRNRAVGATALNDRSSRSHSCLTVHVQGRNLTSGTILRGCMHLVDLAGSERVNKSEVTGDRLKEAQHINKSLSALGDVIASLAQKNLHVPYRNSKLTQLLQDSLGGQAKTLMFVHISPEPDATGETISTLKFAERVATVELGAARVNKDSTDVKELKEQIVCLKAALARKEGEPEHMLNSISGSSEKYRTKPSELSPFQSKKHDAGFLGDQNSCRQPMGDVGNIEVHNKSALRQKTTSFDLDELLANSPPWPPVNSHGQTYGEDDKEMGSGEWVDKVMVNKHDVSKVENPLGSWATDNGDLTDVFYQKYLPDSSKIYPHQSYNMFMGGNQFSVTSTDEMDDLDAATSDSSEPDLLWQFNHTKLTGMTNGIGAKPKKPNLKTSKSPELSRNSNASLGASPSRKQSNGVGAHLQRSGRQPASADMKRKAGNRK; from the exons ATGATGGCAGCGACGGCGGAGGGGGCATTGTCGTTTTCCGTGGCGGAGGTGGTGGAAGATGTGCTCCAACAGCACGGGAACCGTCTCAGAGGTCTTGATCTTGAGTCTAGAAAAGCTGAGGAAGCTG CCTTGAGAAGAAACAAAGCGGCGGGGTGGCTGAGAAAGATGGTGGGAGTAGTAGCGGCCAAGGATTTGCCGGCGGAGCCTTCGGAGGAAGAGTTCAGGCTTGGATTGAGAAGTGGGATTATTCTCTGCAATGTTCTCAATAAGGTTCACCCTGGAGCTGTACCCAAG GTGGTGGAAAGTGCATGTGATTCTGCTCTGGTTCCTGATGGAGCGGCATTGTCAGCATTTCAATACTTTGAGAATGCGAGAAACTTCCTAGTGGCCGTGCAGGAAATGGGAATTCCTACTTTCGAGGCATCTGATCTCGAACAA GGTGGGAAGTCTGCAAGGGTTGTGAATTGTGTTCTGGCGCTTAAATCCTACAGTGAATGGAAACAGACAGGGGGAAATGGGGTGTGGAAATTTGGTGGAAATGTGAAACCAGCCGTGTCTGCCAAATCTTTTGTGAGGAAAAATTCAGAGCCATTCACGAATTCCTTGTCAAGGAACTCCTCAATGGGCGAAAAATCTTTGAATATGCTGTCCTCTGACCTTGAGTCTAATAAAATG CCTGCTAACTGTTCCTTGAGTATGCTTGTTCGTGCGGTTCTATTAGATAAGAAGCCTGAAGAAGTTCCAACG TTGGTCGAATCTGTGCTAAATAAGGTTGTGGAGGAGTTTGAGCATCGCATTTCAAGCCAATTAGAACTG ATGACAACAACTCCAAAAGACATGGCTGCTTCTCACAGCAACAAATCTTTATTGAAATTTGCTTCTGGTGATAAAAAG ACTGAAAGTAAAAATGAAAAGGTGACAAAGAAAGAGGTTATCCAGAAAACCTACATTTCTGATGAGAAATCAAAAGAGCAACTCCTGAAACAGAAAATGGCATTTGATCAACAGCAGAGAGACATTCAA gaactGAAGCACACTCTTCACACTACAAAAGCTGGGATGCAATTTATGCAAATGAAGTTTCATGAGGAGTTCCACAGTCTTG GCATGCACGTTCACGGTCTGGCTCATGCTGCTTCTGGTTATCATAGAGTTCTTGAGGAAAATCGCAAGCTATACAATCAAGTGCAAGATCTCAAGG GAAGTATTAGGGTTTACTGTCGAGTGAGACCCTTCCTCCCGGGACAATCAAATCATTTCAGCAATGTGGATTTTATAGAAGATGGAAGTATCACTATCAGTACTCCATCGAAGCATGGGAAAGGCCAGAAGTCTTTCAGCTTCAACAAGGTCTTTGGGCCATCTGCAACCCAAG CGGAGGTCTTCTCTGATATGCAGCCTTTGATTCGGTCTGTTCTCGATGGTTACAATGTTTGCATATTTGCATATGGTCAAACTGGATCGGGAAAAACTTACACTATG ACTGGACCGAAAGATCTTACAGAGAAAAACCAAGGAGTAAATTATCGGGCTTTGGGCGATTTGTTTTATATAGCAAATCAAAGAAAAGACACTTTCTCCTATGATGTTTCTGTTCAGATGATCGAGATCTATAATGAGCAAGTTAGGGATCTCCTTATCATTGATGGAACAAACAAAAG ATTAGAAATTCGTAATAGTTCTCATACTGGACTTAGTGTACCAGATGCGAACCTTGTGCCAGTGTCATCGACATCTGATGTTATTGATCTGATGAACCTTGGACAAAGGAATCGTGCAGTGGGTGCAACAGCCTTAAATGATCGTAGTAGTCGCTCTCATAG TTGTTTGACTGTTCATGTTCAAGGAAGAAACTTGACATCTGGTACTATTCTTCGTGGATGCATGCATCTGGTTGATCTGGCAGGAAGTGAGAGGGTAAACAAATCTGAAGTGACAGGAGATAGACTCAAAGAAGCGCAGCATATAAACAAATCTCTTTCAGCATTGGGTGATGTGATAGCATCCCTTGCCCAAAAGAATCTGCATGTTCCATATAGAAATAGCAAACTCACACAGCTGCTCCAAGATTCACTTG GAGGGCAGGCCAAGACACTGATGTTTGTTCACATAAGCCCTGAGCCTGATGCTACTGGAGAAACAATAAGTACACTTAAATTTGCCGAGAGAGTTGCCACTGTTGAACTTGGTGCTGCCAGAGTAAACAAAGATAGCACAGATGTTAAGGAGCTAAAAGAACAG ATTGTCTGTCTTAAGGCTGCACTGGCAAGGAAAGAGGGGGAGCCAGAGCACATGCTAAATTCCATATCTGGAAGCTCTGAAAAATACAGGACCAAGCCTAGTGAGTTATCACCATTTCAATCTAAAAAGCATGATGCAGGTTTTTTGGGAGACCAGAACAGCTGCCGGCAACCAATGGGTGATGTTGGCAATATTGAG GTCCATAACAAATCTGCACTGAGGCAAAAGACAACAAGTTTTGATCTTGATGAGCTATTAGCAAACTCCCCTCCCTGGCCTCCTGTGAATAGTCATGGCCAGACCTATGGGGAGGATGACAAAGAAATGGGCTCCGGTGAGTGGGTTGATAAAGTCATGGTAAACAAACATGATGTAAGCAAAGTTGAAAACCCTTTGGGAAGTTGGGCAACAGATAATGGGGACTTAACTGATGTATTTTATCAGAAATATCTCCCAGATTCTTCCAAAATTTACCCACATCAATCCTACAACATGTTTATGGGAGGCAACCAGTTCAGTGTCACTAGTACTGATGAAATGGATGATCTTGATGCTGCCACCAGTGATTCTTCAGAGCCAGATTTACTTTGGCAATTCAACCACACAAAACTTAcaggcatgaccaatggaaTTGGGGCAAAACCCAAGAAACCCAATCTAAAGACATCAAAAAGCCCAGAACTAAG CAGGAATAGCAATGCTTCTCTAGGCGCTTCCCCTTCACGGAAACAATCAAATGGGGTAGGTGCCCATCTGCAGCGGAGTGGGAGACAGCCAGCTTCAGCTGATATGAAGCGCAAAGCTGGgaatagaaaatag